AGTTTATCAATATTCGGCTTGGCATCGGTACTAGTTCTGTCAAGTGTGTTTTTTGTAGATAAACTCTGAGTAGTGTTGTTATGTAGTATGATATTCTGTTGTATGCTTTCATcaattatttatcttattttccCGGTACCAGGTGCGGCTGCAGTCGAGTTCTGTTCTGTTGCACCTGAACAACCTCTTACGTACTGACAATACTTAAAGTCTGTTTGGATAAAAGATAATTTCGATCGGTGGGCTTCTTACACATTGGCGTATCTAAGGTTATTTTCCAAGGgagcctggcctggatttttgtgtgatgatatcagtattatagaatttcgaatAAGTAgtccaacatcctggggtgggcactagaccatactggggtgggcacggcccacctgccccccctctatatacgcctatgttcttatatatacaaggtgttaattaaataactgaaaaccaggaagtagtttgctcagaatcgtaGAATCGATTAcgctatgttttaaattaggttgtgtttgtgtttgaaattcttttttttgttgcgcccagtctaaaagttacgactgcaacatgcgcctattaaatattttagcgaggttgcatactatttcgataattgaATACTGGCCATTTCGGTGTTCGGctgttttgttttcttctaaaaacgtcaaagcgcaactgacaagtacAAATTACAAGTGTAGATTTagaatgaagtagaattactgactaaacaaaacacacgaatagtatgacatatatagatatatatatgtatatataagtacttaggtaccaCATAGTtagatagtttatttggcagaacttcatgtcatattatattactacatttcttttataatattgaaaaattttttttgttgggACGCAGTTCAACCTACTAAACCTACTTTCTGTAGCAATTTATTTATTCGGGTCGATAGTttaaaggctactagaaacacagggaagcttaaagttccatctcacagactggctaaaaccaaaaagtcgtttctgggaattggcattcataagtgcgtgttatagcctaaattgaataatgatgTTTTGATTTCGAATAAACAATAAGACAGAAAAAACTATCTATtaaaagtgactttaaaaaactaatttcaatCGATATTGCACTATAACGGTAGAAACTGTTGTAGCTTAAATTAAGTACAATGTTTTATGTACGTTGTTACGTGTTTTATTGGCACCATACATTCAAATTAAAGCATCTTCCTACTTGTTTTTCCACAGATGAGACTAGCTAAAACCCTATACTACATAACCCTACTGCATAAACTTTACAATCATTTAAGGAAGTTGATCCTCTAGGTCTTTGCAATGATGTCAGTTCTCTTTGCGTATCTTCAGGATCTAGTATGAGAAGTGTTCTGaacagcggcggccttacccattgcgaggctcaGGGCGGCCggtctttgcgaggccctttgtccttcgtgaaaacTATGAGAtgcgaaaatatatttacaaaaaaatccatattttatcaaatttgcttgggttgctgcgcgaggcccctgcaagagcgaggctccgggcgattgccctgttcaccaccccctaaggccgccTCTGGTTCTGAAGAACAATTTAACATTGTCCGTGCTGTCAGGTTCCACCAACCAAAAGGAAAAGTCATTTTCATCAACACTCACTCGATGGATGGTGTTCCTCTATTATGCGGTAGGTGGTTAAGTTGTGTTTCTtgggggacgtatctgaatatcgaaaataaatgtacctatttagtgttaaaaagtcgacggtcaaaatattgaaagtaagttaggttaggttccaTATTTTGACCGcatattttaactatcgatatttcaatttacgATATTCACATACGTGCCCGTTTCCTGCCCCGAACACACGCGCTAACACTAGAATGACTGCCGGCTGAGGCTTTTACATCTTGCTACACATGGGTGCCTTTAAGTCGAGTGTACCACATTTTGCCAGGCCGACGCGCCTCAGCCTATATAcctaacgtcccactgctgggcacaggcctcctctcagaacaagagaccTTGGGCTATAATTCCAGTTTAATTCCAATGCGGGTTGGGAGCTTCagacacaccattaaattacttcgcaggtttgtactgGATTTCAAACGATTTTATCCtccaccataaagctcgtggtaaatttaaggCCGACAACGCACCATCTTTGCTTAAAATTAGGTAAATCGCGTGCCCGTTTTTTCGCtatataaaaatcaataaaattccaCCATCAGTATTAGGGCAAACACATAGGGTAGGACCCGCGTTCCCACTTATTGTATCAGACTCGTAATAATAttgtcatcattattattatcatcttcATCATACGTCCCTCTGCTGGCCACAttcctcctctcggaatgaggaggcaaaaataaatatttttttcaaggctatttacatttattgtcaaatatattttattatattaaagaaACTCACCAGAAACCAGGTCTAAGTGGGAAAAGAAAACATGAAAAtcgttttttaaatagtttattttcgccgcagtcttataaCAATAAAAGTCGTCGACTAAAGACTATCTAATTAAGAATTAAAGGTAATAATATCACATGGGGAGCACTGGCTAGGGTCCACCGACACTTAGTGGTATTCGTGGTGGGCGGGCGCGGTGTTGTGTACTACTGCATTAaaactgaaagaaaaaaaaactgcattataACCGAACCATACACTAGGTTTAAAGACTAAATCCCGGGTTATTTATTTTCTGCAAGTGATtattaaatcaaaaaaatcatttaagaTGCTCAAAagttaacaaaaatattaaagtacaAACTGCAAACCAATTCCTTTCAACTACTTagtgatattaataaataatatgaggTTGTGTTCAGTTTTagatattttgttataaatagaCGTGAAATTGAAGGGTTTTTATGTAATAAAGACAAGAACTAAGTAAGAAAATTTACCCATTATGGTCATCAGCGGTGTAGGTGACTTTGCGGAAGGAACCATCGGGCTGCAGCAGCGAGTATTCGCCCTTCACGACGTCGCCGTCGCGGGCCTCGTGCTGGGTCTTGTGGTCACCAGTGTGAGGGTCGGATACTGAGTAAGAATAGTCATATTTTGGGTGGGCCTGTTGACAAAAATTAACAATCGTTAATACACAAAACGATGTCACATCTATATTTATTTGCTCGAAAGTCATTGAAATAGGTCGCTCGTTAATGCCagtgcttatattatttagggTCGTGCTGCCGATATATTAAATACTGAACTTTGCAATGACCTACATTCAAAAAGATATGCGGGCAATTCGTAAAACAATTGCACTACAGATAATACGTACAAAAACCGAATGACAATCTGACTCGCTTCGTAAGGCGATGATGACAGGTGGTAATTTATCATCATGttatattacttttatttcGCAAGTGCGTTCACACGTGATTGCCGGCCACAGGTGCATTAGTTGCCAGACATTGTCTGTAAGTggaggtaggtacatatttgttGTATAAGCTGCACTACAATTACATATTCGACTTTGTACAGACTAAAATAAAAGACCAAAGCGTTTGCCATTGTTTCGAATCAGATAAGCTCGACATCCGTGCACGCAACCCAACGCAAGCCAAACGAGAACCGTGAGGAATAATCCAGATTAGTGACAAAGTAAAACTGTCAAATCGTGAGAGCTTTTACGCAACCGCAGATATATTTAGGTCAGCATCGGCCAGCAATGATTCCACATCTGTCATTAGAACAAGCGCGAGAGCACGCGCCGGTTTATGCAAACAACGGTCCATTTTCCCTTGTATCATGACGGTCATTACGTCCTGGGGCCTCGTGATTTGTGGGCGCTAATGTCGCAAGCGCCCTGGGAACCGTTCTGTTATCGGCCCTCAGTCACGACCGGGATATACTAAGTTCTATGCAAAAGCGTTATGTAATCCACTTTATATCATATCATTACCTGCGGTGCTCGATTTATGACAACACCGTAAAGACTAGCGACAACGAACTGAACCATGAATTATCTTTGAGTTACATCGTCCGTTAATTCCTCCGACGTGGAATATTACGGTGTTGCTTAATAACGTTCTAGTTTGTCGGAATAAGTAGTTTTGTATAATTACAAACGCTGCAAAATAGTATCATAGGGTACAAATTTTGAGCACCCGGATCTCACGTGTGAATAGGAAATACGTTTCAAGCGATGTGGTTGGATAATGCGTGGCGcgtagaataataaaaaaaatgttgcttgggGAAATGAATTCTATAAGAATCATAGTTTGTACCGTGAGATATATTTTGCGGCAAAAAGTGTGTGGCGCAAGTTTGATTAGGTAGCTgtgggctgcgcgggcgccgcatATCCCGGAACCGCAGCGATTGTGTTGAATCGGGTATAGGTACAACACGCGCAGTTTATGCAAGCCATCAATTAGCTCGTTACTATGTATTACGCCACTGCTCGGGTAACACAGGCCTAGGGAAACAAAACTAGCTTTATTGCTCCATTTGCGCTCTGAGATATTACTTAGTGggtgtttatttattcacagcGTAACTGTTTTAATTAGGAGAAAATGGCAGATTAACTCTACTTTTTGTGCGGGATTTTCATGCTTAGGggtgtttgtaatttttattgtacttgaGGGCATCTTTATGTCAGTAACGTGTAATAATTTGTTGGTAGTGTGTGGCGGGGTGTTGTAATTGTAACGAGCTTTATGACGATAACTTGCGTCTGCGTCTTGCTCTCGTTGCGCGTAATAGCCACAATGTTCATTAGTTGAAGGTTAATGCGCGATGTAATGGAATGAAACAACGGAGCATTAAGCTTCGCGGAATTTGGAAATATGCTCACCTTGGCGATAGTAATCTGAGTCTAGATGTTGCGAAGAGAAAATGAGATATGTTCATACATTAAATCTTCAACGTTTTGTATTTTAACGCAGTAAAGactttaaaaatatgataaatattttatttaattgcgtaaaattttgcaaacatttttatgtttttgtgaatgatgaattaatttttagcggaaatttttgatttaaatattactcAGGAATTTTTCTTAAGAAAATCTTAGTCTGTGTCTTGGTGGccaaattctttaaaaatattttgaccgGGAACATCCAAGTTTTGCAATTTTTCTTATAATGAAAAATTTACGGGAATTTTGGGATACACTGCGTCCGGGAAGTGAAGTTGTTGAACAATGAATAGTCTGTAATTTACTCGTTATGAATTCGTCACATTTTTCTAATCCGATAGGTAAATACTGAATATAGAACTGTATACTCGTAATCTCAGCTAGCATATCGCCAATGATTGAAAAACCCTACTTCGATACGTAATCTCAATGTAAAAATTACTGAAGAGAATTTACGTTTTCCTATTTCTCCCTAAAGACATACAAAATGTCTGGAAAAATGCTATAAAAACTTAAGGAGGTGATACATCggagtaagtaggtattataaagAGTTTGAGCCCACCTATGTCCTAGTCAAATTATGTATATACTCAGAACAAGGAAAGGTGCCGGTTGTacatggtatttatttatgtagacaaaacaaaaatgaaatatttgacTAAGACATTAAGGATTCAAACCCCTTCTTCCTAATACTCCGTGCATCACCTCCTAAAGTTCCTACATCGTTATTCTGTATACCCGGTATTttctatgaaaataaatattcgcGGTCTACATCTAATAATTAGCCGTGAATCATTCAAAActagtgtcttctgtcacctggcagtgttaggattaggcggtttaattacaatatgtttatttacgatgaaagtcaaacaaagctcaaacgttattttgcaaatatacacacgatcattaagtttttttagctaaaatattataaaattatttaataaacctattcttcgaaatggttttggaattagaccacattgtaaaaaagtgatcaatgccaattctCCCATCATCCCAATTCCCATTTTCCTAGTCTTCTCAATAACCTATTCTCGCAGTGGCTTACGTGATAGTCGACGTGTTGTTCCTCGTGTCCGCCGTAATGCGCGACTGGCGCGTACGCCACGGCTTCATGGCCGTACTCTTCGCCGCCGTAATGGCCCAGCTGGACTACACCAGCCGCTGCCAACGCGACCACGGACAGGATAACTGCGGCCTGGAATTAAGGGAATGAttaaaaaatgcttttattgCCGGGTTATAGAAAAACTGAAATTTGTTTTGGTTATTCGGCTAGAAGGACGATGCAGGCTTAAGCCCTAAGTCCTTCACTATGATTTTAGAAGCATGGAACTAAGTGGAAACAGACTTTATGGGTCAGTTAGCTTTGATAATACATATTCTCAGCATTGACATGATTCAAATATCTTAGCATAAGGATCAAGGAGTGAAGTGGACAAAGATATTGGCTATGGTTTCTGGTTCGGTTCTGGTTTTGGCCTGTCTTCCGGACTCCAGCGCAGCGGGCGATCGCGGCAGCGCGGACAATCCTTTCACTTAGTGAATCACAGGCACTTACTTTGGCGATCATTTTGCGTTTGAATAAGGTTTGCTTCGTCTGAACGACCACACACGACTGGTGGTGAAGAGCGTGGACGCCGACTTTTATATTAGTTTAACCGGCGAGATGCGATGCAGTGTGCGTTGTCTACGCAAGAATACGGTAGTTTGATAATGATAAAGTAATTACGTAAAATTACGTAGCACCTGGTTCAAGGTGATAGATCACCTGGTGTCATATAATAATTAGAGCAGATTAGGACAATCAGAGCAGTTTTTGTTAATGCTATATTCCACGGGAACGTTTTAGGTTCGCGTAGGATACCTACGGTTACACAATACCGGCGATTACATAGCGATGTGACAAAGATAACGTTTTACGATCCTTTCTGTTTTCTCCGCTAAGGATATCTGATCAGATACTACGTGACTGCTTCTGTCTGCCAAACTGTGGCTGAGACTGTAACCTACTTTCCTTGTATTTACTTCCATGTCTAAATATAGGATAGGCTACGATACAGGGAGTAGTAGATTTCTAACTACGTTTataaagatttaattttatactctCCTTTTTCCTTTATGATCGccgttttcaaaaaatattgtatgcctAGTTTGTTGACTATTTATCAGACATACGTTTAAAGGTcgtataagattttaaaaatgttctAAATAGTATATAGTCGCTATAGATAGGCCTCTGAGAAAGACGCAATCAGCTCCCCAAGACGTGATGTTTTGCTTAGCGCAAGGGCCTTGCTTTCATTCCCAGACTACATGAATACTTCAAAAATGAAGTTGTAGCTAGGAATTATAAAACGCAACACTTTCATTAACGCTTAGTATTTGGAGATTGAACCTGTCTTGTTAGCATGCAATTAGATACCGCAAAGAAATAAGTAGAGCGTTGCTAGCAAGCACAGCATATGCAAGAGCGGCCTAAAGACAAAATAATGGTCGTAATAATGGCGACCTTGCCCGAGACAACTTAAATATGCAATTTTATCACATTCTTAACTGCAAATTTTATTtggtaatacaaataaaaataaaagaatgctGCCAAGGCTTTAGATGCATAAAACTGAGTTCGTTTATTAACTTAATTAGTTTGTCGAACGTTTTATAGTTTCTTGTTATTATTGACACATTTAGATGACCGAGTCCACCTGCATAATATTCGATGTCGATGAATCCCTATGTATTAGTGTTTAGTGTACctatattatgtatgtgtatttataatgcattgtttgagttaattttaaatttcggttcttttatcttttcattgtacttcgtagtgtctactcttgtgtctgatatcctgtcatttgttcaaaggttaactggaagagatccctttaagggataagttcgactgggttctgttattttcatgtgtttttatgtgcaataaagagctttacaatacaataacgaGTACAGTCAAATTTGAgcttttgagcaaaaattttatgaaaaatatctaaacacgactctattgttaacggcgtagagaagcgtgttcagatatttttgattgtatttttacttagaagtatatagtatttaataacaaaaaaacataattatatgtaataaactTTAAACTGATTGAGATAACATCAAAAACTTAACTAAATCTCAATTTTGGTGTGAATTACCAATCGTTCAATTGTtacttagttattatttttcgttaatttatatcatttaatacttaatataggtaggtagttggGTTTAGGTATACAGCATGAAAAgtttttcatctttttttttattggttttctTAAGAccgttttgattaattttaaactgACAGGCTTACTTACAACGAGTAATATGagtgaaatttgaaaattgaaaaaagaaagtttgcatgtttgttactccattaCGCGATAACTCAGCATATGGAAGCAAATGATTATTAGATATTATGCCTTTTTAATTGtgatttactttaattttattcctgGTACACCACTAAAGGAAATGCTTTCATTCCATGATAATAATTTTTCTTTCATAATATAAGATGGTTTAATTAGTAAAACAAGTCctactactattataaatgtggaTGTTTGTGAATTGAGTACATttcatagataaatacattaattaattaattcattcatttaa
This Choristoneura fumiferana chromosome 12, NRCan_CFum_1, whole genome shotgun sequence DNA region includes the following protein-coding sequences:
- the LOC141433481 gene encoding cuticle protein 19-like, whose amino-acid sequence is MIAKAAVILSVVALAAAGVVQLGHYGGEEYGHEAVAYAPVAHYGGHEEQHVDYHAHPKYDYSYSVSDPHTGDHKTQHEARDGDVVKGEYSLLQPDGSFRKVTYTADDHNGFNAVVHNTAPAHHEYH